In Bradyrhizobium sp. 170, the DNA window GGCCACCGCAGCTTCGCCGCAGGCGCGCTGGTGGTCGGCGACATCGCCGACCAGGCCACGCTGGCGCGGACCTTCGCCGAACATGACATCGTGGCCGTCATGCACTTCGCCGCGTCGAGCCTGGTCGGCGAATCCGTTGCCGATCCGCAAAAATACTACATCAACAATCTCGCCGGCACGCTGTCGCTTCTGGCGGCCATGCGCCAGGCCGGCTGTAACCGCCTGGTGTTTTCGTCGACCGGCGCGGTCTACGGCAATGCCGACAGCAAGGCGCTGCGGGAGGACTATCCCTGCGCGCCGATCAATCCCTATGGCGCCTCGAAATGGATGATCGAGCGCGTGCTGGCGGATTATCGCGCAGCCTATGGCTTCGGCTCGTTCGCGCTGCGCTACTTCAACGCCGCTGGCGCCGACCATGCCGGCGGCATCGGTGAATTGCGCGAGGTCGAGACACACCTCATCCCGCGCGCCATGATGGCGCTGCAAGGGCATGTCCCCGACTTCGCGCTATTCGGCGACGATTACGACACGCCCGACGGGACGGCGATCCGGGACTACATCCATGTGACCGATCTCGCGGCTGCCCACGTGCTGGCGCTCAAGCTGCTGCTCGAGGGACATTCAGGCGGCGCGTTCAATCTCGGCACCGGCAACGGTTTTTCGGTGCGTGAGATCCTCGCCGCGATCGCGGCCGAGACCGGCCGCAAAGTCCCGCATGTCGTCAAACCGCGGCGATCAGGCGATCCGACCTATCTGGTCGCCGATCCCTCCGTCGCACGCGCGACATTAAACTTCCGTCCCGCTCATTCGGATCTGGCCACCATCATCCGCACCGCCTGGGCGTGGCACAAGAA includes these proteins:
- the galE gene encoding UDP-glucose 4-epimerase GalE, whose translation is MSSRPAILVTGGAGYIGSHCCRALDAAGYQPVTYDNLSSGHRSFAAGALVVGDIADQATLARTFAEHDIVAVMHFAASSLVGESVADPQKYYINNLAGTLSLLAAMRQAGCNRLVFSSTGAVYGNADSKALREDYPCAPINPYGASKWMIERVLADYRAAYGFGSFALRYFNAAGADHAGGIGELREVETHLIPRAMMALQGHVPDFALFGDDYDTPDGTAIRDYIHVTDLAAAHVLALKLLLEGHSGGAFNLGTGNGFSVREILAAIAAETGRKVPHVVKPRRSGDPTYLVADPSVARATLNFRPAHSDLATIIRTAWAWHKKAHPLKTGAPVRD